GTGATGACGCCGCGAACTGGCGCACCCACCGGGCGAGCAAATGGCGTCGCGGCCACAGCGGCCGCGCCGATGTAAAATGAAATGGCGACGAAGTGGGCGATCGCGATCATGCGTCGCCCCAATCTATAGTCTGGACGAGCCTTACGGCATCGTCGCGACGCGTCGCACCAGCGTTCCGGCCTCGATTTTCGGGTGTTTCTCGCCCGTGATCATCAGCGTCGTCGCGTACGACGTGACTCGCACCGCCTGTGCACGCGCGATCGGAATCTCGGGATCGGCGAAATCGGAGCCCTCGGTCTTGTGATGCGGCTCGAACAGCATGAATTCGTCCCCGAGCTTTATACCGTCGCGCGTCGTTGCATCGATGAGAAGGTAGTCCTGAACGCCCGGCAAGATCGGCATTCCGCTCACCAGCTTCACGGTGCTCACAACCGAATCCGCGACCGGCTCCGGATGCCCAAAAATGTGTAGCGACGCGCTGTCATAGGGCATGAGGTGCTGATCGGCCATGATCTCACCATACATGCGTATCACTTGCGCAATCGCGGCTTCACGATCTCGCGGAGCCCTCGTGACTTCGATCACGCCCGTGGGAACGATGACCTGGCCCAAGTCCTCGACGTACGGGCCGAGGGTATAGGTGACGTAGCGATCTCCCTCGGAAGCCGCGGAACCGACGGGCGGCGCGATGAGCAAATCATCATGCAGCTGCGCCCGATCTTTGAGGTCTTGGCCAGCAAGCGTAACGGAAAGGTTGACGATCTTCTGGATGCGTCCAGAGCCGCGCGGCCCGCCCGAGCGATCCACGAATGGCGCCGAGACGTACGTGCCGAGTGTAACCGCTGGCGTGGGCGCTTTCTCGCGCGGACGACGCTGCACGATCGGCGCGGCGACGCGCTGGCGCGGAAAGATTGTGGGGCCATCCAGCACGCCGATCGGTGGCTCGTACACGGGCACCGGAGCTCCCGTCGCCGATGGCGACACGGGCGCTGCCGATGGCTGAGCTACGGGTGCTGCTGTCGGCACGGGCGCTGTCGGTACGGGCTCACCCGCTTGCTTCACCGGCGGCGGCGCCTCGGCCACGATCGGAGGCGTCGTGCCTGGTGTCGGGAGCTTCAATAGCTCGCCCGGATAGATCCAGTGCGGATCGTCGATCACATCGGTGTTCAGCCGATAGATCTCCGGCCACAGGAATGAATCCCCGAGGTAGAACTTCGCGAGATCCCACAGCGTGTCGCCTCGCTTGACCGTGTGGGAAACGCTCGTCGTGTCCTGTGCACCGAGCTTCGACGTACCGAGCAACGCAAGGACGAGCGTCGCGATCACCGCCGCGCTCGACGTGCGGAACCTGAATTGAGCATGCCCCCTGCGAACTGCTCGGCGGACCATAAAGCACTCCGGTTCGGTCGTGATGTCCGAGATAAGCCGCACACAGAAGACGAATTGCCAGCGCGGAAGAAACGGGGTTGGCAGAGGGTTGAGGGTGGCGGGTGGTTCGTGCTTGGTGGTTGGTGGTTGGTGGTTGGTGGTTGGTGAAAAGGAATGGCCGGCGCAAAGCGCCGGCCTTCCGCACCACCAGTTACCAACGACCAATGACTCACCACCAGCCAACAACCAATGACTCACCACCAGCCAACCACCGCCCACGAACGACCCGCCACCAACTAGAACGGCAGGTCGTCGTCTTCGTCTTCCAGCGCGCCCGGGAAGTCCTCGAAGTCATCGCCACCAGCTGCTGCCTTGGCCTTCTGAGTGGCAGCCGCGCGGCT
The genomic region above belongs to Gemmatimonadaceae bacterium and contains:
- a CDS encoding LysM peptidoglycan-binding domain-containing protein; its protein translation is MIATLVLALLGTSKLGAQDTTSVSHTVKRGDTLWDLAKFYLGDSFLWPEIYRLNTDVIDDPHWIYPGELLKLPTPGTTPPIVAEAPPPVKQAGEPVPTAPVPTAAPVAQPSAAPVSPSATGAPVPVYEPPIGVLDGPTIFPRQRVAAPIVQRRPREKAPTPAVTLGTYVSAPFVDRSGGPRGSGRIQKIVNLSVTLAGQDLKDRAQLHDDLLIAPPVGSAASEGDRYVTYTLGPYVEDLGQVIVPTGVIEVTRAPRDREAAIAQVIRMYGEIMADQHLMPYDSASLHIFGHPEPVADSVVSTVKLVSGMPILPGVQDYLLIDATTRDGIKLGDEFMLFEPHHKTEGSDFADPEIPIARAQAVRVTSYATTLMITGEKHPKIEAGTLVRRVATMP